The genomic interval GTACAAGCCCATAATTCTTCTCTGGTGATATAATCGTCAATCAGTGATTTTCCATCTTCAAAACCATTGCCTGTCTGATCAATATTTTTACCTACTTCTTCCATGCGGTCACGGGTATCCATCATAATTTTACGTGGAGAAAGCAGTTTGCCCGTTATATTGGCAGGACATACCGAAGTACAACGTCCGCATTCGGTACAGGTATAAGCATTCATCAGATTTATCCATGAGAGATCATTAACGTCTTTTGCACCAAAACGGCCGGCCTCTGCTTCAACAGGAGTGAAGGATGGATCAAGCATGGCTTTAACCTCATTGGTTACACTTTGCATATTCGTAAATTCACCTTTTGGCTCCAGATTAGAGAAATAAGTATTTGGAAAGGCAAACAGGATATGGAAATGTTTGGAATAAGGTAAGTAGTTCAGGAAGGCAAAAATACCGATGATGTGAAACCACCAGCAACCTCTTTCTATAGCAATCAGGCTGCTTTCATTCCCTGGTAATATATTTTGCAGAAACTGACTCACAGGGAAAGCGCCTGCTGTGATATAATGATGTGCACCTAAAGCTTGCAATTTAGCATCCGCTGCATTCATCAACAGAAATGCAGTCATTAACAAAATTTCTGTAATCAGGATATAATTCGCATCAGATTTTGGCCAGCCTTTCAATTCAGGACTGTTTAATCTTTTCAGTTTTAAAATATTTCTTCTGATCAGGAAAATAGCACAACCAACCCATACCCCTAAAGCCAGGATCTCAAATGAGCCTATCAAAAAGTTATACAAACTGCCCAGCCCTCCAAACACGCGGTGAGTGCCAAACATTCCATCAATCATAATTTCGAGCACTTCGATATTGATAATCACAAAACCAATGTAGACTACAAAATGCAGTGCAGCCGGAATTGGACGTACTACCATCTTGCTTTGCCCAAGGGCAACTCTGATCATGGTCATCAATCTTTTTTGAGGCTGGTCGGTACGGTCTGCCGCTTTACCAATTCTGATGTTACGGATGACCTTTTTCAGGTTGAAGCTGAATAAGGCGATAGCCGCTAAGGTGATTGCTATAAATAGAATTTGTGAAATCATTATTTGGTTAATCTTTTACAGTCATGCTAAGTTAAAATAATTAGCACAGAAAAAATACTATGCTTGCATAATTATTTCAAATTTAGAGCCGTTTTAAATAATTCTGAGGCGTTTTTAAATTATTTTCAGAAAAAGTTTTGCAATTCGAAAAAAGAAACTACATTTGCACTCCCAACCGAGGGGAACATGGTTAAACATGTTGAAATAAGATGGTGCGGTAGCTCAGTCGGTAGAGCAAAGGATTGAAAATCCTTGTGTCGCCGGTTCGATCCCGGCCCACACCACTTCTTCTAAAAGCTTCAGAGAAATCTGAAGCTTTTTTGCTTTCAAAGGTTTTTTTGTTGATTTGATTCTAATTTAGAATCAAGTCATAAACTTTTGGAGCAGGCTCATTTTTTAAGCATAAATTTTGACACGCTAAACGGAAAGTCTTTGCTGTCACGGATGCTCTTATGCCTGTGGAAGTTGCGCTGAAAGCTTTCAATTTGCCTGGGAATGACTCAGGGGAAACAAGGCCGGGCTGTTCGTAAATAAATTCAAAATAGCTAAATCATAAAGCTATATCGTCCGGGTACTGCCCGGGTACTGTCCGAGTACTGGTCGGGTACTCGTTAGGGTAAGAGCAATGCTAAAGTAACGTGAGAGCATGGCAAGTCCAAGTCAAAACAACTAGTTGAAATGACTTGGACTTGCCATAGTTCAAGCCCGTTCTCAACCTGGTGTCATCCCGACCACCACTCAGGCACAACCAAACCATAACTAGTTGAAGATGAATGAAATTATAATTTTCCCTTTGACTAATCCACGGACAATTGCAGACAGCTGCGGACAATTACGGCCATTTTTTACGCATCAGGATAATCTTTAACGCGAATGGCTTACATTGGTGAAAAGATATTTATTATGGGAAGTTTAACGGGTAAATTTTCAAAGGGAATCCTGGGCGATTTCATTTTTAAAGCAGCAGTTTGGCGTACAGGTTGTTTCAAAAGTTCTGTACCGGGCAAAAGGAAACAAACAATGGAAGCCCAAAGGCATCAGAGCACTTTCGTCAAAGTAGCCAGCCTGGAAAAATCAGGATCTTTCCTCCCGCTAAGAATTCCGCTGAAGCGTTGACCGATCTCTTATCAAAGTAATCAGGAGCGTTTAATAAGGATAAACTGAACTATAAAATCAGGAAGTAATCAGCTGATTAAAGAATCGTAACCAGCTGCTTTGAACTCAGAAAATATCAAACCCAAAACTTGAAATTTAATCCCTGATCCACGAGTTTATGACTTGATCCATAATTTTTTTATCGTAAAATAGTCAGATTGATACGTTTTAGTAAACATATTCAAATTACGAATTTCAAAAGCACAGTAAAATTCGTTTATAAAAATTTTTTATAACTAATTATCTATTTGTTGTTAATCAAGTGTGTAAACACTTGCCTGAAATGCTTTTTATACTATCTTAGAGTTTTAAGACAGTATAATGTATAAGTGTGTAATTATTGATGATGAGCCTCATGCTGTAGAGGGCTTAAAGAATTATCTTATAAAGATTCCGGAATTGCAATTAATTGCGAGTTATACTGATCCTATACATGCATTACAAGAAATTGCCAGGGGCGGTCCAATTGATTTGCTATTGCTTGATATTGACATGCCGGAAATATCAGGAATAGATCTCGCCAGATTAATCAGAGCAAAAACTGATAAATTACTGATAACCACTGCGCACATTCAATATGGATATGAAGCTTTTGAGGTCCAGGCTGATGGCTATTTGTTAAAGCCTTATTCCTTCGCTAAATTTTTAACTGCAATCCATAAATTATTTCCTCCTTCAATCCCAGATTCAGATTTTGCCAGAATTTCTTCTGATCAGGACTTTTTTTTTATAAAAAGTAAAGACGACGATTTGAAACTGGTTAAGATCCGCTATGATGATATCGTGATGATTGAAAGTAAACTTAACTATGTGATGGTCTATACAGTTGACAGAAGTATTCTTACTTATATCTCTTTAATGGAGATTTCAAACAGGCTGACTAAAGCAAGAGGTTTTGAACAGTTTCACAGAAGCTTTATTCTTAACAATAGACACATCGAATATATTGACGGAAATACAATTACATTAAATAATGGAAGAAAGATTACAGTAGGTGATCATTACAAAAAGGATTTCAATGTATTTGTAAATCAAAATCTACTGAAAGCAAAACGCAAATTGTAATCACTGCTCAGAATATTTTTATCCTGAAAATCTGCCTTTCTATAGCGTATTAATCCCTGTTCATCCAAAATATTTCCAATTTCTGTTTTATCGAATTAGTTTAATAAAAACTAACCGGATGAAATTAATGAAGTTAAAGGAAAATGGCTTTGGTGCCCTGATACATTTGTATACAATCGGGTTATGTATCTCAATATCTAATATATAAGCTATTAATTTCATGAAATCTACTGCTGTTAATATGATTAAAATCGCTCAGACTATATTCCTTGTTTTTTGTTCTTTTGCAGTTTTTGCACAGGTATCAATCAAGGGCAGGGTGACAGATGATAAAAGAAAACCCTTAGAATTAGTGGTAGTCAGCCTTCAGCTGGGATCTGCTGTTATCGGCAATTCAATTACTGATAGTCTTGGGCATTATCAATTTAAAAACATTAACAAAGGAAGCTATAAGTTCCTGTTTAAGTACGTCGCTTATAAAGACACAGTAATATCGGCCAATATCAATG from Pedobacter sp. WC2423 carries:
- a CDS encoding 4Fe-4S dicluster domain-containing protein gives rise to the protein MISQILFIAITLAAIALFSFNLKKVIRNIRIGKAADRTDQPQKRLMTMIRVALGQSKMVVRPIPAALHFVVYIGFVIINIEVLEIMIDGMFGTHRVFGGLGSLYNFLIGSFEILALGVWVGCAIFLIRRNILKLKRLNSPELKGWPKSDANYILITEILLMTAFLLMNAADAKLQALGAHHYITAGAFPVSQFLQNILPGNESSLIAIERGCWWFHIIGIFAFLNYLPYSKHFHILFAFPNTYFSNLEPKGEFTNMQSVTNEVKAMLDPSFTPVEAEAGRFGAKDVNDLSWINLMNAYTCTECGRCTSVCPANITGKLLSPRKIMMDTRDRMEEVGKNIDQTGNGFEDGKSLIDDYITREELWACTSCNACVEACPINIDPLAIITDLRRYAVMEESQAPASINAMLGNIENNGAPWKYSPADRLNWAKES
- a CDS encoding LytR/AlgR family response regulator transcription factor codes for the protein MYKCVIIDDEPHAVEGLKNYLIKIPELQLIASYTDPIHALQEIARGGPIDLLLLDIDMPEISGIDLARLIRAKTDKLLITTAHIQYGYEAFEVQADGYLLKPYSFAKFLTAIHKLFPPSIPDSDFARISSDQDFFFIKSKDDDLKLVKIRYDDIVMIESKLNYVMVYTVDRSILTYISLMEISNRLTKARGFEQFHRSFILNNRHIEYIDGNTITLNNGRKITVGDHYKKDFNVFVNQNLLKAKRKL